In one window of Micromonospora cathayae DNA:
- a CDS encoding mannitol dehydrogenase family protein, with protein sequence MALTVGAATLGVSVLRRLPEASRPLVRPGTVPAGIVHLGLGAFHRAHQAVYTEAALARSGGDWGIVGVAPRSTGLVTTLAAQDGLFSVTTSSAEGSHTRVVGALAGVRHAASDPAAVVALLADPAIRVVTLTVTEKAYQLDPVSGKLRPDPEVVADLTTDRPPVTVPGLLVRGLLARAAADAGPLALVSCDNLPANGRRLRGLVEQSLAYARVPDRVLGWVSACVTFPGTMVDRIVPASTEETFAVAREALGVVDRAAVAAEPYMQWVIEDDFPGGRPDWASAGAVLTDDAGAWERLKLRALNGVHSTAAYLGALAGRETIADALAVPHLATVLRRLIAEDVAASFTPPDGVSVVDYGEQALARFGNPAIRHRTLQVAMDGSQKLPQRVLHTIADLRAAGREARWAALVVAAWMRFVRGRADDGTVLPLDDPLADRIRAALAAHPDTPAGLVDALFGLTEVFPAELSADEEVRAAVTGWLTDLDRHGVPATLAGAAP encoded by the coding sequence ATGGCGCTGACCGTGGGGGCGGCCACGCTCGGGGTGAGCGTGCTGCGCCGGCTGCCCGAGGCCAGTCGGCCGCTGGTACGCCCCGGGACGGTGCCGGCCGGCATCGTGCACCTGGGGCTGGGCGCGTTCCACCGGGCGCACCAGGCGGTCTACACCGAGGCGGCGCTGGCCCGGTCCGGTGGCGACTGGGGCATCGTCGGGGTCGCGCCACGCAGCACCGGGCTGGTCACCACGCTCGCCGCCCAGGACGGGCTGTTCAGCGTGACCACCAGTTCGGCCGAGGGCAGCCACACCCGCGTGGTGGGGGCGCTCGCCGGGGTCCGGCACGCGGCCAGCGACCCGGCCGCCGTGGTGGCCCTGCTCGCCGACCCGGCGATCCGGGTGGTCACGCTGACCGTCACCGAGAAGGCGTACCAGCTCGACCCGGTCAGCGGGAAGCTGCGGCCGGACCCGGAGGTGGTGGCCGACCTGACCACCGACCGGCCGCCGGTCACCGTGCCGGGACTGCTGGTACGCGGCCTGCTCGCCCGCGCCGCCGCGGACGCTGGGCCGTTGGCCCTGGTGAGCTGCGACAACCTGCCCGCCAACGGCCGCCGGCTGCGCGGGCTGGTGGAGCAGTCGCTGGCGTACGCGCGGGTGCCGGACCGGGTGCTCGGCTGGGTGTCCGCCTGCGTCACGTTCCCGGGCACCATGGTGGACCGGATCGTCCCGGCCAGCACCGAGGAGACCTTCGCCGTGGCGCGGGAGGCGCTCGGCGTGGTGGACCGGGCGGCGGTGGCGGCCGAGCCGTACATGCAGTGGGTGATCGAGGACGACTTCCCGGGCGGCCGGCCGGACTGGGCGTCGGCCGGGGCGGTGCTCACCGACGACGCGGGGGCCTGGGAGCGGCTGAAGCTGCGCGCCCTCAACGGGGTGCACTCGACGGCGGCGTACCTGGGCGCGCTGGCCGGTCGGGAGACCATCGCCGACGCGCTGGCCGTGCCGCACCTGGCGACGGTGCTGCGCCGGCTGATCGCCGAGGACGTGGCGGCCAGTTTCACCCCGCCGGACGGGGTGTCGGTGGTCGACTACGGCGAGCAGGCGTTGGCCCGGTTCGGTAACCCGGCGATCCGGCACCGCACCCTCCAGGTGGCGATGGACGGTTCGCAGAAGCTGCCGCAGCGGGTCCTGCACACCATCGCCGACCTGCGGGCGGCCGGTCGGGAGGCACGTTGGGCTGCGCTGGTGGTGGCCGCCTGGATGCGGTTCGTCCGGGGCCGGGCCGACGACGGTACGGTGCTGCCGTTGGACGACCCGCTCGCCGACCGGATCCGGGCGGCCCTGGCGGCGCATCCGGACACCCCGGCCGGGCTGGTGGACGCGTTGTTCGGGCTGACCGAGGTGTTCCCGGCCGAGCTGAGCGCCGACGAGGAGGTGCGGGCGGCGGTGACCGGCTGGTTGACCGACCTGGACCGGCACGGCGTCCCGGCGACCCTGGCGGGTGCTGCCCCGTGA
- a CDS encoding enolase C-terminal domain-like protein, whose protein sequence is MTVTITGVEVHDVRFPTARTGDGSDAINKGDYSATYVELRTDAGVTGAGFTFTNGRGNEITCAAVRALAHHVEGKTVEEIAADQVTFWRSLSADVQLRWLGPEKGVIHMATGALVNAVWDLRAKLAGKPMWRFLAELSTEELVASVDFHHITDALTPDEAATILDKGRDGMADRIALLERDGFPSYTTSVGWLGYPDDKVRALTREAYAAGWRAMKMKVGGPPADDLRRARIIRSEIGPDALLMMDANQVWDVDEAITNMAALAEVDPYWIEEPTHADDILGHARIARAVTELTGGRCRVATGEVAANRVIFKQLLQAEAIGVMQIDSCRVGGVNEVLAEILMAAKFGVPICPHSGGVGLCEYVQHLAVFDFLRVGTSLEGRMVEYVDHLHEHFVDPVRTRGGRYLLPTEPGYSATMKPESVAEFRFPDGPVWR, encoded by the coding sequence ATGACGGTCACCATCACCGGCGTCGAGGTGCACGACGTCCGGTTCCCCACCGCCCGGACCGGCGACGGCTCGGACGCGATCAACAAGGGCGACTACTCGGCCACCTACGTGGAGCTGCGCACCGACGCGGGCGTCACCGGGGCCGGCTTCACCTTCACCAACGGCCGGGGCAACGAGATCACCTGCGCCGCCGTCCGGGCCCTCGCCCACCACGTCGAGGGGAAGACGGTCGAGGAGATCGCCGCCGACCAGGTGACGTTCTGGCGGTCGCTCAGCGCCGACGTGCAGCTGCGCTGGCTGGGGCCGGAGAAGGGCGTCATCCACATGGCGACCGGCGCGCTGGTCAACGCGGTGTGGGACCTGCGGGCCAAGCTGGCCGGCAAGCCGATGTGGCGGTTCCTGGCCGAACTGTCGACCGAGGAACTGGTCGCCAGCGTCGACTTCCACCACATCACCGACGCGCTCACCCCGGACGAGGCGGCCACCATCCTGGACAAGGGCCGCGACGGGATGGCCGACCGGATCGCTCTGCTGGAGCGGGACGGCTTCCCGTCGTACACCACCTCGGTCGGCTGGCTGGGCTACCCGGACGACAAGGTGCGGGCGCTGACCCGCGAGGCGTACGCGGCCGGCTGGCGGGCGATGAAGATGAAGGTCGGCGGTCCGCCCGCCGACGACCTGCGGCGGGCCCGGATCATCCGGTCCGAGATCGGTCCGGACGCGCTGCTGATGATGGACGCCAACCAGGTGTGGGACGTCGACGAGGCGATCACCAACATGGCGGCGCTGGCCGAGGTGGACCCGTACTGGATCGAGGAGCCGACGCACGCCGACGACATCCTCGGGCACGCCCGGATCGCCCGCGCGGTCACCGAGCTGACCGGCGGCCGGTGCCGGGTCGCCACCGGCGAGGTGGCCGCCAACCGGGTGATCTTCAAGCAGCTGCTCCAGGCCGAGGCGATCGGGGTGATGCAGATCGACTCGTGCCGGGTCGGCGGGGTGAACGAGGTGCTGGCCGAGATCCTGATGGCGGCGAAGTTCGGGGTGCCGATCTGCCCGCACTCCGGCGGGGTGGGCCTCTGCGAGTACGTGCAGCACCTGGCGGTCTTCGACTTCCTGCGGGTCGGCACCAGCCTGGAGGGACGGATGGTGGAGTACGTCGACCACCTGCACGAGCACTTCGTCGACCCGGTACGGACCCGGGGCGGGCGGTACCTGCTGCCCACCGAGCCCGGCTACAGCGCGACGATGAAGCCGGAGTCGGTCGCCGAGTTCCGGTTCCCGGACGGCCCGGTATGGCGCTGA
- the uxaC gene encoding glucuronate isomerase, with the protein MPTANRTDLLFPAEPGQRALARELYALAAQQPIISPHGHVDPALLAEDRPFPDPAQLLIVPDHYVTRMLLSQGVRPAELGVPAVDGSPVETDGRTIWRRFADHWHLFRGTPSRLWLEQTFREVFGVSTALSPATADEVYDAIAARLAEPEFRPRALFERFGIEVLATTESPLDDLGRHAKLAADGWGGPGGRVITTFRPDNVVDMEFENWSANVDQLAEVSGEDTGTYDGFLRALRRRREAFIAAGATSSDHGHLTALTLDLSAAEAAALYDKGRRGQADAADAEAFRAHMLVEFARMSLDDGLVMQLHPGAVRNHNRWLYATHGRDVGGDIPQATEYLHALTPLLDAYGNDPRLTLVVYTLDEYTFSRELAPLAGGYAALYLGAPWWFLDSPEVLRRFRESVTESAGFYNTAGFVDDTRAFCSIPVRHDVARRVDAAFLARLVAEHRLAEDEAAETIVDLAYRLPKKVFKIGVKA; encoded by the coding sequence GTGCCCACCGCGAACCGCACCGACCTGCTCTTCCCCGCCGAGCCGGGGCAACGTGCCCTGGCCCGGGAGCTGTACGCCCTCGCGGCGCAGCAGCCGATCATCTCGCCGCACGGGCACGTCGACCCGGCGCTGCTGGCCGAGGACCGGCCCTTCCCCGACCCGGCGCAGCTGCTGATCGTGCCGGACCACTACGTCACCCGGATGCTGCTCAGCCAGGGGGTACGCCCGGCGGAGCTGGGGGTGCCGGCGGTCGACGGGAGCCCGGTGGAGACCGACGGCCGGACCATCTGGCGACGGTTCGCCGACCACTGGCACCTGTTCCGGGGCACCCCGTCCCGGTTGTGGCTGGAACAGACCTTCCGGGAGGTCTTCGGGGTGTCGACGGCGCTGTCGCCGGCCACCGCCGACGAGGTGTACGACGCCATCGCCGCCCGGCTGGCCGAGCCGGAGTTCCGGCCCCGGGCGCTGTTCGAGCGGTTCGGCATCGAGGTGCTCGCCACCACCGAGTCGCCCCTGGACGACCTGGGCCGGCACGCCAAGCTGGCCGCCGACGGCTGGGGCGGCCCCGGCGGCCGGGTGATCACCACCTTCCGGCCGGACAACGTGGTGGACATGGAGTTCGAGAACTGGTCGGCCAACGTCGACCAGCTCGCCGAGGTCTCCGGCGAGGACACCGGCACGTACGACGGGTTCCTGCGCGCGCTACGGCGACGCCGGGAGGCGTTCATCGCGGCCGGCGCGACCTCCTCCGACCACGGTCACCTGACCGCCCTGACGTTGGACCTGAGCGCGGCGGAGGCGGCGGCGCTGTACGACAAGGGCCGGCGCGGGCAGGCCGACGCGGCCGACGCGGAGGCGTTCCGGGCGCACATGCTGGTGGAGTTCGCCCGGATGTCGCTGGACGACGGGCTGGTCATGCAGCTGCACCCGGGCGCGGTACGCAACCACAACCGGTGGCTGTACGCCACCCACGGTCGGGACGTCGGCGGCGACATCCCGCAGGCCACCGAGTACCTGCACGCGCTGACCCCGCTGCTGGACGCGTACGGCAACGACCCCCGGCTGACCCTGGTGGTCTACACCCTCGACGAGTACACGTTCAGCCGGGAGCTGGCCCCGCTCGCCGGCGGGTACGCCGCCCTCTACCTGGGCGCGCCCTGGTGGTTCCTGGACTCCCCCGAGGTGCTGCGCCGGTTCCGTGAGTCGGTCACCGAGTCGGCCGGCTTCTACAACACCGCCGGGTTCGTCGACGACACCCGCGCGTTCTGTTCCATCCCGGTACGCCACGACGTGGCCCGTCGGGTCGACGCGGCCTTCCTGGCCCGGCTGGTCGCCGAACACCGGCTGGCCGAGGACGAGGCGGCCGAGACCATCGTCGACCTGGCGTACCGGCTGCCGAAGAAGGTTTTCAAGATCGGGGTCAAGGCATGA
- a CDS encoding Gfo/Idh/MocA family protein, whose translation MSSGTGTRVRHALVGTGARAEMFVRALVLDHADTAELVAFADVNQVRMDAHNRWLTELGHPPVPTYPADEFAAMLAKERVDVVLVTSTDVTHDEYIVAALHAGCDVVTEKPMTVDAPRCQRILDAVAATGRQVRVAFNYRYNPLHEKVRQLLADGAVGEIGSVHFEWLLDVRHGADYFRRWHRDRANSGGLMVHKASHHFDLVNWWLDATPVEVYAAGRLFFYGEHGRRHGYARDYDRAHAAPAAADDPFALRLAEHPRLKELYLDAEVADGYHRDQNVFAPGVTIEDDMAVLARYDTGATMTYHLTAYAPWEGYRVMVNGSRGRLELEVVESDFVSPQAAGALKGAALHGTEAAAEAGAATITLRPFWTPPQQVPVEGYTRHGHGGADARMTKVLFGGEPDPMGRAATARDGALALLTGLAANRSFDTGQPVRVADLLTLP comes from the coding sequence ATGTCATCCGGAACCGGAACGCGGGTCCGGCACGCCCTGGTGGGAACCGGGGCCCGCGCCGAGATGTTCGTGCGGGCGCTGGTGCTCGACCACGCCGACACCGCCGAGCTGGTCGCCTTCGCCGACGTCAACCAGGTGCGGATGGACGCGCACAACCGCTGGCTGACCGAGCTGGGCCACCCGCCGGTGCCGACGTACCCCGCCGACGAGTTCGCCGCCATGCTGGCCAAGGAGCGGGTGGACGTGGTGCTGGTGACCAGCACCGACGTCACCCACGACGAGTACATCGTCGCCGCCCTGCACGCCGGCTGCGACGTGGTCACCGAGAAGCCGATGACCGTCGACGCGCCCCGCTGCCAGCGGATCCTCGACGCGGTGGCGGCCACCGGCCGGCAGGTAAGGGTGGCGTTCAACTACCGCTACAACCCGTTGCACGAGAAGGTCCGGCAGCTGCTCGCCGACGGCGCGGTCGGCGAGATCGGGTCGGTGCACTTCGAGTGGCTGCTCGACGTCCGGCACGGCGCGGACTACTTCCGCCGCTGGCACCGGGACCGGGCCAACTCCGGCGGGCTGATGGTGCACAAGGCCAGCCACCACTTCGACCTGGTCAACTGGTGGCTGGACGCCACCCCGGTCGAGGTGTACGCGGCCGGGCGGCTGTTCTTCTACGGCGAGCACGGCCGGCGGCACGGCTACGCCCGCGACTACGACCGGGCGCACGCCGCCCCCGCCGCGGCCGACGACCCGTTCGCCCTGCGGCTGGCCGAACACCCCCGCCTGAAGGAGCTGTACCTGGACGCCGAGGTCGCCGACGGCTACCACCGCGACCAGAACGTCTTCGCCCCCGGCGTCACCATCGAGGACGACATGGCGGTGCTGGCCCGCTACGACACCGGCGCGACCATGACCTACCACCTGACCGCGTACGCCCCGTGGGAGGGCTACCGGGTGATGGTCAACGGCAGCCGGGGCCGGCTGGAGCTGGAGGTCGTCGAGAGCGACTTCGTCAGCCCGCAGGCCGCCGGGGCGCTCAAGGGCGCCGCCCTGCACGGCACCGAGGCCGCCGCCGAGGCCGGCGCGGCCACCATCACGCTGCGACCGTTCTGGACCCCGCCGCAGCAGGTGCCGGTCGAGGGGTACACCCGCCACGGGCACGGCGGCGCGGACGCCCGGATGACCAAGGTGCTGTTCGGTGGCGAACCCGACCCGATGGGCCGGGCCGCGACCGCCCGCGACGGCGCGCTGGCCCTGCTCACCGGGCTGGCCGCCAACCGGTCCTTCGACACCGGGCAGCCGGTCCGGGTCGCCGACCTGCTGACCCTGCCCTGA
- a CDS encoding LacI family DNA-binding transcriptional regulator: MPATIRDVARASGVHISTVSRTFSAPHLVNPETRVRVLACAEELGYRPNRAARALITGRTHNIGLIIADIANPFFPPLIKAAESQARHRDYHVFVADTNEDPVAEEELVHAMAKQVDGVLLCSPRMSNSLIEQLSREVPLVVINRQVTGLPCVMMDVAQGARLAIEHLLDLGHRKLALLSGPRGSWTSRELRRSAVAAARSGGAELTVLGPNPPTETGGAGLADQVRRAEVTAVLAYNDLMAIGLIEGLDALGIRVPQDVSVVGIDDIALSRLTRPKLTTVATPTAAAGRTAVDMLLQHDTGVRARGVRNGTSDDRRTTAQVMLQTELVIRDSTAPAPLDGRNRPGAACTDPDPDPHCTAGPGHPATATTGDVVAS, encoded by the coding sequence GTGCCAGCCACCATCCGAGACGTCGCGCGGGCCTCCGGCGTGCACATCTCCACGGTCTCCCGCACGTTCTCGGCCCCGCACCTGGTCAACCCCGAGACCCGGGTCCGGGTCCTCGCCTGCGCCGAGGAACTCGGCTACCGCCCGAACCGGGCCGCCCGGGCGCTGATCACCGGCCGGACCCACAACATCGGCCTGATCATCGCCGACATCGCCAACCCCTTCTTCCCGCCCCTGATCAAGGCGGCGGAGAGCCAGGCCCGCCACCGCGACTACCACGTCTTCGTCGCCGACACCAACGAGGACCCGGTCGCCGAGGAGGAACTGGTCCACGCCATGGCCAAGCAGGTCGACGGGGTGCTGCTGTGCAGCCCCCGGATGAGCAACAGCCTGATCGAGCAGCTCAGCCGGGAAGTCCCGCTGGTGGTGATAAACCGCCAGGTGACCGGGCTGCCGTGCGTGATGATGGACGTCGCCCAGGGCGCCCGGCTGGCCATCGAACACCTGCTCGACCTCGGGCACCGGAAACTGGCCCTGCTCAGCGGTCCCCGGGGCTCGTGGACCAGCCGGGAACTACGCCGGTCCGCCGTCGCGGCGGCCCGCAGCGGCGGTGCCGAACTGACCGTGCTCGGCCCCAACCCACCCACCGAGACCGGCGGCGCCGGCCTGGCCGACCAGGTCCGTCGCGCCGAGGTCACTGCGGTGCTCGCCTACAACGACCTGATGGCGATCGGGCTCATCGAAGGGCTCGACGCGCTCGGGATCCGGGTGCCGCAGGACGTGAGCGTCGTCGGGATCGACGACATCGCGCTCAGCCGGCTCACCCGACCCAAGTTGACGACGGTGGCCACGCCTACCGCGGCCGCCGGCCGGACGGCCGTCGACATGCTGCTGCAACACGACACCGGGGTCCGTGCCCGGGGCGTCCGCAACGGCACGTCCGACGACCGTCGCACCACCGCACAGGTAATGCTCCAGACCGAACTGGTCATCCGCGACTCGACCGCACCCGCACCCCTGGACGGTCGGAACCGTCCCGGTGCCGCCTGCACCGACCCGGACCCGGACCCGCACTGCACTGCGGGCCCGGGTCACCCGGCGACGGCGACCACCGGTGACGTCGTCGCCTCCTAA
- a CDS encoding ABC transporter substrate-binding protein has translation MHPATTTTAGPPSGPSHRTPRRRLLRGLLATVVALPLVLGAAACGDDEAASSDPDAPVKLSIFWWGGEARAKLTEEALALYTAKHPNVTFEKTWQANQGYFDKLATLTAGGNPPDIFQIDDNYLSEYASRNTTLDLNSYKDDGKLDVSKFPESLWQYGVVDGKLAGMAAGENTQGLVYNKTLLQKNGLPEPTTGQSWEEHIAWAEQVAKKTKLGTQDPSADYKAFWVWLRQQGKDLYNGNDLGFTEEDVTRWFELWKGARDRKATPTPDVIHEGNATDITKQLVVTGKAATSWVWVNQMPELKKNTKDELGVIAYPGDPSAQWARASMYWSVFRGSKHKDVAVDVLNFLANDPEAVKILGTDRGLPSNLDLRKQVSDAVADPAMKQSIQVESDLAAKFGQAPQVPIKGHSKVRSELIKAAEEAQYGRSTPAEAAKQFVAASKSAIA, from the coding sequence ATGCACCCCGCAACCACCACCACTGCCGGCCCGCCCTCCGGGCCTTCCCACCGTACCCCCCGCCGGAGGCTGCTCCGTGGGCTGCTCGCCACGGTCGTCGCCCTGCCGCTGGTGCTCGGCGCCGCGGCCTGCGGTGACGACGAGGCGGCCAGCTCCGACCCGGACGCCCCGGTCAAGCTCTCCATCTTCTGGTGGGGTGGCGAGGCCCGGGCGAAGCTGACGGAGGAGGCGCTGGCCCTCTACACCGCGAAGCACCCGAACGTCACGTTCGAGAAGACCTGGCAGGCCAACCAGGGCTACTTCGACAAGCTGGCGACGCTGACCGCCGGTGGCAACCCGCCGGACATCTTCCAGATCGACGACAACTACCTGTCCGAGTACGCCTCCCGCAACACCACGCTCGACCTGAACAGCTACAAGGACGACGGCAAGCTCGACGTGTCGAAGTTCCCGGAGAGCCTCTGGCAGTACGGCGTGGTGGACGGCAAGCTCGCCGGCATGGCCGCCGGGGAGAACACCCAGGGCCTGGTCTACAACAAGACCCTGCTGCAGAAGAACGGCCTCCCCGAGCCGACCACCGGCCAGAGCTGGGAGGAGCACATCGCCTGGGCCGAGCAGGTCGCGAAGAAGACCAAGCTGGGCACCCAGGACCCGAGCGCCGACTACAAGGCGTTCTGGGTGTGGCTGCGCCAGCAGGGCAAGGACCTGTACAACGGCAACGACCTCGGCTTCACCGAGGAGGACGTGACCAGGTGGTTCGAGCTGTGGAAGGGCGCCCGGGACCGCAAGGCCACCCCCACCCCGGACGTCATCCACGAGGGCAACGCCACCGACATCACCAAGCAGCTCGTGGTCACCGGCAAGGCGGCCACCTCCTGGGTGTGGGTCAACCAGATGCCCGAGCTGAAGAAGAACACCAAGGACGAACTGGGCGTCATCGCCTACCCGGGTGACCCGAGCGCGCAGTGGGCGCGGGCCTCGATGTACTGGTCGGTGTTCCGGGGCAGCAAGCACAAGGACGTCGCGGTCGACGTGCTCAACTTCCTCGCCAACGACCCGGAGGCGGTCAAGATCCTCGGCACCGACCGGGGCCTGCCCAGCAACCTCGACCTGCGCAAGCAGGTCAGCGACGCGGTCGCCGACCCGGCCATGAAGCAGTCCATCCAGGTGGAGTCGGACCTCGCGGCGAAGTTCGGCCAGGCCCCGCAGGTGCCGATCAAGGGCCACAGCAAGGTCCGCTCCGAGCTGATCAAGGCCGCCGAGGAGGCTCAGTACGGGCGGTCCACCCCGGCCGAGGCCGCGAAGCAGTTCGTGGCCGCCAGCAAGTCCGCCATCGCCTGA
- a CDS encoding carbohydrate ABC transporter permease — MALTTAPDPTRRGTGSVRPHAKRGAGGFRNSEGLAGYVFLSPWLIGLMAVTAIPMLLSLYLSFTNYDILTPWSEVEWVGFANYEKMFTNDPSYWHAVQVTLKFALIAVPLKLAAALGVALLLNRAFRGVGLFRGLFYLPSLLGGSVALAIVWVNMFNRDGAFNSLLGLFGIEGKPWVNDPDWALETLMVLAIWQFGAPMVIFLAGLKQVPTELYEAASVDGANRWRQFRAVTLPMLSPVIFFNLVLETINGFQGFTAAFVLSNGTGGPVDSTLMYTLNLYIAGFTDLNMGYASAMAWVFLIAIAVITVVFFSTGRFWVHYSDGEDR; from the coding sequence GTGGCCCTGACCACCGCGCCCGACCCGACCCGCCGCGGCACCGGATCCGTCCGGCCCCACGCCAAGCGTGGGGCCGGCGGGTTCCGGAACAGCGAAGGTCTGGCGGGTTACGTCTTCCTGTCGCCCTGGCTCATCGGCCTGATGGCCGTCACGGCGATCCCCATGCTGCTCTCGCTCTACCTGAGCTTCACCAACTACGACATCCTGACCCCCTGGTCGGAGGTCGAGTGGGTGGGCTTCGCGAACTACGAGAAGATGTTCACCAACGACCCGTCCTACTGGCACGCGGTCCAGGTGACGCTCAAGTTCGCCCTGATCGCGGTGCCGCTGAAGCTGGCCGCCGCGCTCGGGGTGGCCCTGCTGCTCAACCGCGCGTTCCGCGGCGTCGGGCTGTTCCGGGGCCTGTTCTACCTGCCGTCGCTGCTCGGCGGCAGCGTCGCGCTCGCCATCGTCTGGGTCAACATGTTCAACCGGGACGGGGCGTTCAACTCGCTGCTCGGCCTGTTCGGCATCGAGGGCAAACCCTGGGTCAACGACCCGGACTGGGCGCTGGAGACCCTGATGGTGCTGGCCATCTGGCAGTTCGGCGCGCCCATGGTGATCTTCCTGGCCGGGCTGAAGCAGGTGCCGACCGAGCTGTACGAGGCCGCCTCGGTCGACGGGGCCAACAGGTGGCGGCAGTTCCGCGCCGTCACCCTGCCGATGCTCTCCCCGGTCATCTTCTTCAACCTGGTGCTGGAGACCATCAACGGCTTCCAGGGCTTCACCGCCGCGTTCGTGCTCAGCAACGGCACCGGCGGCCCGGTGGACTCCACCCTGATGTACACGCTCAACCTGTACATCGCCGGGTTCACCGACCTGAACATGGGCTACGCCTCGGCGATGGCCTGGGTGTTCCTCATCGCCATCGCGGTCATCACGGTGGTCTTCTTCAGCACCGGACGCTTCTGGGTGCACTACTCCGACGGGGAGGACCGGTGA
- a CDS encoding carbohydrate ABC transporter permease, translating into MLGTSVKSQQEIVNNIGLLPEVFTPGNYADGWTNFDVSFGRFFFNSAMVSLLSVVGNAVSCLLAAYAFARLRFKLRGVWFAVMIGTLLLPGHVLIVPQYILFRSMGMVGGDWPYLPLLVPQFLATEAFFVFLMVQFMRGIPKELDEAAKIDGANSFGIFRHVILPLSRPALVTTAIFSFIWTWNDFFRQLVFLSELTDYTVPVALTLFIDSTSQSAVGPMFAMSVLSLLPVFLFFVAFQRMLVEGINTSGLKG; encoded by the coding sequence ATGCTCGGCACCTCGGTGAAGTCGCAGCAGGAGATCGTCAACAACATCGGCCTGCTGCCGGAGGTCTTCACCCCCGGCAACTACGCCGACGGGTGGACCAACTTCGACGTCAGCTTCGGCCGGTTCTTCTTCAACAGCGCGATGGTCAGCCTGCTGTCCGTGGTCGGCAACGCGGTCTCCTGCCTGCTGGCCGCGTACGCCTTCGCCCGGCTGCGGTTCAAGCTGCGGGGCGTCTGGTTCGCCGTGATGATCGGGACGCTGCTGCTGCCCGGACACGTGCTGATCGTGCCGCAGTACATCCTCTTCCGGAGCATGGGCATGGTCGGCGGCGACTGGCCGTACCTGCCGCTGCTGGTGCCGCAGTTCCTGGCCACCGAGGCGTTCTTCGTCTTCCTGATGGTGCAGTTCATGCGGGGCATCCCGAAGGAACTCGACGAGGCTGCCAAGATCGACGGGGCCAACTCGTTCGGCATCTTCCGGCACGTCATCCTGCCGCTGAGCCGGCCGGCGCTGGTCACCACCGCGATCTTCTCGTTCATCTGGACCTGGAACGACTTCTTCCGGCAACTGGTGTTCCTGTCCGAACTGACGGACTACACCGTCCCGGTGGCGCTGACCCTGTTCATCGACTCCACCAGCCAGAGCGCGGTCGGACCGATGTTCGCCATGTCGGTGCTGTCCCTGCTGCCGGTGTTCCTGTTCTTCGTCGCGTTCCAGCGGATGCTCGTCGAGGGCATCAACACCAGCGGTCTGAAGGGGTGA